The Ovis aries strain OAR_USU_Benz2616 breed Rambouillet chromosome 6, ARS-UI_Ramb_v3.0, whole genome shotgun sequence genome includes a window with the following:
- the PPEF2 gene encoding serine/threonine-protein phosphatase with EF-hands 2 isoform X1 has translation MAKCSASPHLAPRHPQLPARPQESRLTNWLFICVTAFRAAALIQRWYRRYVARLEMRRRCTWSIFQSIEYAGQQDQVKLHNFFSYLVDHFTPSSHNERDFLNRMFTEEQPPQASEMQNSGDYESIEVPDSYTGPRLAFPLLPDHATALVEAFRRKQRLHARYVLNLLHEARKHLVQLPNINRVSTCYSEEITVCGDLHGQLDDLIFIFYKNGLPSPERAYVFNGDFVDRGKDSVEILMVLFAFMLVYPKEFHLNRGNHEDHIVNLRYGFTKEVMHKYKIHGKKILKLLQDVFCWLPLATLVDEKVLILHGGVSDRTDLELLAKLDRHKIVSTMRYKTRKENKKQAEEKGNANQTGSAGRPSPWFLPQSRSLPSSPLRPSTHKTHRAGRSSSVPCGVPLDPKELSRRVRHSVDLELERCRQQAGFPAIKEKEEPSSSESEVDSDAEEPPQPTPEEWRQVVDILWSDPMAQEGCRANTVRGGGCYFGPNVTEQLLQKYNLQFLIRSHECKPEGYEFCHSRKVLTIFSASNYYEVGSNRGAYVKLGPDLTPHIMQFQANKATHTLTMRQRISRVEESALRALREKLFAHSSDILVEFKKHDKDETGLITLSDWAAAVESVLHLGLPWRMLRPQLVSSLTDNKLAYKSWLENLAKEKLSQQNIQSSLLETLYRNRSNLETIFRIIDSDHSGSISLDEFRHTWKLFSSHMNIDITDDCICDLARSIDFNKDGHIDINEFLEAFRLVEQSCSGADVSDCP, from the exons ATGGCAAAATGTAGTGCTTCCCCCCATCTTGCCCCCCGCCACCCTCAGCTCCCCGCTAGGCCCCAGGAGTCCCGTCTCACAAACTGGCTTTTCATCTGTGTCACAGCCTTCAGGGCAGCGGCCCTGATCCAGAGGTGGTACCGACGCTACGTGGCCCGCCTGGAGATGAGGCGGCGCTGCACCTGGAGCATCTTCCAGTCCATCGAGTACGCTGGGCAGCAAGACCAAGTCAAG CTCCACAATTTCTTCAGCTACCTTGTGGATCACTTCACCCCCAGCAGTCACAACGAGA GGGACTTCCTGAACCGCATGTTCACTGAGGAGCAACCCCCCCAGGCCTCCGAAATGCAGAACAGCGGTGACTATGAATCCATCGAGGTACCGGACAGTTACACAGGGCCACGCCTCGCCTTCCCGCTCCTTCCTGACCATGCAACTGCCCTGGTGGAAGCTTTCAGACGGAAACAA AGGCTCCATGCTCGGTATGTCTTGAATCTTTTGCATGAAGCCAGGAAACACCTGGTACAACTGCCGAACATCAACCGGGTCTCCACTTGTTACAGCGAGGAAATCACAGTGTGTG gAGATTTACATGGCCAGTTGGATgacttaatatttatattttataag AACGGCCTCCCATCACCAGAGCGGGCCTATGTGTTCAATGGCGACTTTGTGGACCGAGGGAAGGATTCAGTCGAGATCCTAATGGTTCTCTTTGCCTTCATGTTGGTTTACCCAAAAGAGTTCCATCTTAACCGAGGAAACCATGAGGACCATATTGTGAACTTACG ATATGGTTTTACCAAGGAAGTGATGCATAAATATAAG ATACACGGCAAGAAAATACTAAAACTGCTGCAAGATGTGTTCTGCTGGCTTCCACTGGCCACTCTGGTTGATGAGAAAGTCCTGATTCTTCATGGTGgagtgtcagacaggactgacttGGAGCTCCTGGCTAAACTAGACAGGCACAAG ATTGTTTCCACCATGAGATACAAAACAAGAAAGGAGAATAAGAAACAGGCGGAGGAGAAGGGAAACGCCAACCAGACGGGATCTGCCGGGAGACCCTCCCCGTGGTTTCTCCCCCAAAGCCGCTCTCTGCCCTCCTCGCCCCTCCGCCCCAGCACCCACAAGACCCACAGAGCCGGGCGCTCCTCCAGCGTCCCCTGCGGCGTCCCCCTGGACCCCAAGGAGCTCTCCCGCCGGGTGCGGCACTCCGTGGACCTGGAGCTGGAGAGGTGCCGGCAGCAAGCGGGCTTCCCGGCGATCAAGGAGAAGGAGGAGCCCTCGTCCTCCGAGTCAGAAGTGGACTCAGATGCGGAGGAGCCGCCGCAACCCACACCGGAGGAGTGGAGGCAG GTGGTAGATATACTGTGGAGTGACCCCATGGCTCAGGAGGGCTGCAGGGCCAACACCGTTCGAGGAGGCGGCTGTTATTTTGGGCCTAATGTGACAGAGCAGTTGCTACAGAAGTACAACCTGCAGTTCCTGATCCGCTCACACGAGTGCAAACCTGAAGGCTATGAATTCTGCCACAGTCGCAAG GTGTTAACCATCTTCTCTGCCTCCAACTACTACGAAGTTGGCAGCAACAGAGGAGCCTATGTCAAACTGGGGCCAGACTTGACCCCACACATCATGCAGTTTCAAGCTAACAAGGCAACCCACACGCTTACCATGAGGCAAAG GATTAGCAGAGTGGAGGAGTCAGCTCTGAGAGCCCTACGGGAGAAGTTATTTGCCCATTCCTCAGATATTCTTGTTGAATTTAAGAAGCATGATAAAGATGAAACTG GTCTAATCACCCTGAGCGACTGGGCTGCAGCCGTGGAGTCTGTGCTGCACCTGGGACTGCCCTGGCGGATGCTGAGGCCACAGCTGGTGAGCAGCTTGACGGATAACAAGCTAGCGTACAAGTCCTGGCTGGAGAACTTGGCCAAAGAAAAACTGAGCCAACAG AACATACAGTCGAGTTTGCTGGAAACACTGTATCGCAACCGGTCCAACTTGGAGACCATTTTTAGGATCATAGACAGTGATCACTCAG GGTCCATCTCACTGGACGAGTTCAGGCATACTTGGAAGCTATTCAGCTCTCATATGAACATTGACATCACAGACGACTGCATCTGTGACCTTGCCCGGAGCATTGACTTCAACAAGGATGGCCACATTGACATCAATGAATTCCTGGAGGCCTTCCGCCTTGTGGAGCAGTCCTGCTCAGGGGCTGATGTCTCAGATTGCCCATAA
- the PPEF2 gene encoding serine/threonine-protein phosphatase with EF-hands 2 isoform X2, translated as MGSGTSTQHHFAFQNAEKAFRAAALIQRWYRRYVARLEMRRRCTWSIFQSIEYAGQQDQVKLHNFFSYLVDHFTPSSHNERDFLNRMFTEEQPPQASEMQNSGDYESIEVPDSYTGPRLAFPLLPDHATALVEAFRRKQRLHARYVLNLLHEARKHLVQLPNINRVSTCYSEEITVCGDLHGQLDDLIFIFYKNGLPSPERAYVFNGDFVDRGKDSVEILMVLFAFMLVYPKEFHLNRGNHEDHIVNLRYGFTKEVMHKYKIHGKKILKLLQDVFCWLPLATLVDEKVLILHGGVSDRTDLELLAKLDRHKIVSTMRYKTRKENKKQAEEKGNANQTGSAGRPSPWFLPQSRSLPSSPLRPSTHKTHRAGRSSSVPCGVPLDPKELSRRVRHSVDLELERCRQQAGFPAIKEKEEPSSSESEVDSDAEEPPQPTPEEWRQVVDILWSDPMAQEGCRANTVRGGGCYFGPNVTEQLLQKYNLQFLIRSHECKPEGYEFCHSRKVLTIFSASNYYEVGSNRGAYVKLGPDLTPHIMQFQANKATHTLTMRQRISRVEESALRALREKLFAHSSDILVEFKKHDKDETGLITLSDWAAAVESVLHLGLPWRMLRPQLVSSLTDNKLAYKSWLENLAKEKLSQQNIQSSLLETLYRNRSNLETIFRIIDSDHSGSISLDEFRHTWKLFSSHMNIDITDDCICDLARSIDFNKDGHIDINEFLEAFRLVEQSCSGADVSDCP; from the exons ATGGGAAGCGGCACCTCAACCCAACACCATTTTGCTTTCCAGAATGCAGAGAAAG CCTTCAGGGCAGCGGCCCTGATCCAGAGGTGGTACCGACGCTACGTGGCCCGCCTGGAGATGAGGCGGCGCTGCACCTGGAGCATCTTCCAGTCCATCGAGTACGCTGGGCAGCAAGACCAAGTCAAG CTCCACAATTTCTTCAGCTACCTTGTGGATCACTTCACCCCCAGCAGTCACAACGAGA GGGACTTCCTGAACCGCATGTTCACTGAGGAGCAACCCCCCCAGGCCTCCGAAATGCAGAACAGCGGTGACTATGAATCCATCGAGGTACCGGACAGTTACACAGGGCCACGCCTCGCCTTCCCGCTCCTTCCTGACCATGCAACTGCCCTGGTGGAAGCTTTCAGACGGAAACAA AGGCTCCATGCTCGGTATGTCTTGAATCTTTTGCATGAAGCCAGGAAACACCTGGTACAACTGCCGAACATCAACCGGGTCTCCACTTGTTACAGCGAGGAAATCACAGTGTGTG gAGATTTACATGGCCAGTTGGATgacttaatatttatattttataag AACGGCCTCCCATCACCAGAGCGGGCCTATGTGTTCAATGGCGACTTTGTGGACCGAGGGAAGGATTCAGTCGAGATCCTAATGGTTCTCTTTGCCTTCATGTTGGTTTACCCAAAAGAGTTCCATCTTAACCGAGGAAACCATGAGGACCATATTGTGAACTTACG ATATGGTTTTACCAAGGAAGTGATGCATAAATATAAG ATACACGGCAAGAAAATACTAAAACTGCTGCAAGATGTGTTCTGCTGGCTTCCACTGGCCACTCTGGTTGATGAGAAAGTCCTGATTCTTCATGGTGgagtgtcagacaggactgacttGGAGCTCCTGGCTAAACTAGACAGGCACAAG ATTGTTTCCACCATGAGATACAAAACAAGAAAGGAGAATAAGAAACAGGCGGAGGAGAAGGGAAACGCCAACCAGACGGGATCTGCCGGGAGACCCTCCCCGTGGTTTCTCCCCCAAAGCCGCTCTCTGCCCTCCTCGCCCCTCCGCCCCAGCACCCACAAGACCCACAGAGCCGGGCGCTCCTCCAGCGTCCCCTGCGGCGTCCCCCTGGACCCCAAGGAGCTCTCCCGCCGGGTGCGGCACTCCGTGGACCTGGAGCTGGAGAGGTGCCGGCAGCAAGCGGGCTTCCCGGCGATCAAGGAGAAGGAGGAGCCCTCGTCCTCCGAGTCAGAAGTGGACTCAGATGCGGAGGAGCCGCCGCAACCCACACCGGAGGAGTGGAGGCAG GTGGTAGATATACTGTGGAGTGACCCCATGGCTCAGGAGGGCTGCAGGGCCAACACCGTTCGAGGAGGCGGCTGTTATTTTGGGCCTAATGTGACAGAGCAGTTGCTACAGAAGTACAACCTGCAGTTCCTGATCCGCTCACACGAGTGCAAACCTGAAGGCTATGAATTCTGCCACAGTCGCAAG GTGTTAACCATCTTCTCTGCCTCCAACTACTACGAAGTTGGCAGCAACAGAGGAGCCTATGTCAAACTGGGGCCAGACTTGACCCCACACATCATGCAGTTTCAAGCTAACAAGGCAACCCACACGCTTACCATGAGGCAAAG GATTAGCAGAGTGGAGGAGTCAGCTCTGAGAGCCCTACGGGAGAAGTTATTTGCCCATTCCTCAGATATTCTTGTTGAATTTAAGAAGCATGATAAAGATGAAACTG GTCTAATCACCCTGAGCGACTGGGCTGCAGCCGTGGAGTCTGTGCTGCACCTGGGACTGCCCTGGCGGATGCTGAGGCCACAGCTGGTGAGCAGCTTGACGGATAACAAGCTAGCGTACAAGTCCTGGCTGGAGAACTTGGCCAAAGAAAAACTGAGCCAACAG AACATACAGTCGAGTTTGCTGGAAACACTGTATCGCAACCGGTCCAACTTGGAGACCATTTTTAGGATCATAGACAGTGATCACTCAG GGTCCATCTCACTGGACGAGTTCAGGCATACTTGGAAGCTATTCAGCTCTCATATGAACATTGACATCACAGACGACTGCATCTGTGACCTTGCCCGGAGCATTGACTTCAACAAGGATGGCCACATTGACATCAATGAATTCCTGGAGGCCTTCCGCCTTGTGGAGCAGTCCTGCTCAGGGGCTGATGTCTCAGATTGCCCATAA